The following proteins come from a genomic window of Gossypium raimondii isolate GPD5lz chromosome 5, ASM2569854v1, whole genome shotgun sequence:
- the LOC105770428 gene encoding sister chromatid cohesion 1 protein 2 isoform X2, which yields MFISKCLVSKKGPLGAIWVAAYFFKKLKKSQISGTNISSSVDDILQNQLEILAYRVLAYLLLGVVRIYSKKVEYLFDDCQEVLIKINEFVVREKNRAKKEALRSASFSITRPVCFELDAFDLEVLEDTSRDNEVPREEITLKDVAWTNAGTMQYSLDRIAALDDAFLIDCIPPEDSLSCHLMTFETEARTLHDVCESEASMEKLRCDTSIHEEVSHLKIVCRVEEEPLNIVKVFDKNEREHLEVPDMSGLENRTVQEANREKNNDRFLPEECLSLRFEAAEDSLGPFKLNPFAKDQTTSGMIEGPDLLESENELNQAMEEDHACVLEASAWVPDLAGSSSREKSNDRFSSEEGMNLHPEAEEEPLIPVESLVEDLVNREKMGLHLPQSKNEVHQLLEEDHVSMKASKEVPGIASSENHIGREASRENHNDEFCQEECLNLIVEVEEKSPAFMKSFDEEQTSREKKKGSDRVQPENEVHHFMEEGCNSGAGVKKLQAEGFSDMDLQEPSTLVRPLAEENQTDAENGKFPAMRTSKDGKCQVAAKDHPLSVTLDTNPLSMLRDASGATTPHFMLIPTPAKRERARFSRKRKCLFDEVIVFPNDIMRQWIKDASDLVSKGGKDGHTALGARRPWISSLPQGFLEPSVPCTSELKSIYSGKRLRILKSVNIIKPPEQMDTSEPPAVDGSFEQAELTPATVEMRDPPVLLNLSKSPLFDGSSEQAGIAPQTPIRQSTSLVVGEQTEIAPQTPVLYSKSLRPFGSPKDLKFYNLDVGPENVDPIQSMEKEPSLNEIVEKESSLNKNEDLDLNLDMHSNEDDNQGQDGWSSRTRMVAERLQMSFLDQREKKEEKVNLSQLLEGKTKKASVRLFYEILVLKSTGLVDVQQEEAFSDIVVVKGPKWEGMGFCLGRHVK from the exons ATGTTTATTTCAAAGTGCCTAGTCTCAAAGAAAGGGCCATTAGGTGCCATATGGGTAGCTgcttatttcttcaagaaactCAAGAAATCTCAAATATCTGGGACTAATATCTCCTCTTCTGTTG ATGATATTTTGCAAAACCAGCTTGAGATTCTGGCATATAGAGTATTAGCCTACCTCCTCCTTGGTGTTGTCAGAATATACTCCAAAAAGGTTGAATATCTTTTTGATGATTGCCAAGAGGTGCTGATTAAGATAAATGAATTTGTggttagagaaaaaaatagagcaAAGAAGGAGGCCCTGCGATCGGCTTCTTTCTCGATTACTCGACCTGTGTGCTTTGAGTTGGATGCATTTGATCTGGAGGTACTTGAAGATACTAGTAG AGATAATGAGGTGCCTCGTGAAGAAATAACTCTGAAAG ATGTAGCTTGGACAAATGCTGGAACAATGCAATATTCCCTAGATAGG ATTGCGGCATTGGATGATGCTTTCTTGATAGATTGCATTCCACCTGAAGA CAGTCTTTCATGCCACCTGATGACCTTCGAGACAGAAGCAAGAACATTGCATGATGTATGTGAATCAGAAGCAAGCATGGAAAAGCTTCGGTGTGATACCTCCATTCACGAGGAGGTTTCACATCTTAAAATTGTTTGTAGGGTGGAGGAAGAACCTCTTAAcattgttaaagtttttgataaaaatgagaGAGAGCATTTGGAGGTTCCTGACATGTCTGGTTTGGAGAACCGTACAGTCCAAGAAGCAAATAGAGAGAAAAACAATGATAGATTCTTGCCAGAAGAATGTCTGAGCCTTCGTTTTGAGGCTGCGGAGGATTCCTTGGGTCCTTTTAAACTTAACCCATTTGCTAAAGATCAAACTACTAGTGGAATGATTGAGGGTCCAGATCTATTAGAATCAGAAAATGAATTGAACCAGGCTATGGAGGAAGATCATGCATGTGTCCTGGAAGCAAGTGCATGGGTTCCGGACCTTGCTGGCTCATCAAGCAGAGAGAAAAGCAATGATAGGTTCTCTTCAGAAGAAGGGATGAACCTACATCCTGAGGCTGAGGAGGAACCTCTAATCCCTGTTGAATCACTTGTTGAAGATCTAGTTAATAGAGAAAAGATGGGTTTGCATCTGCCACAATCCAAAAATGAAGTGCACCAGCTATTGGAGGAAGATCATGTGAGCATGAAAGCAAGTAAGGAGGTTCCAGGCATTGCAAGCTCAGAAAACCATATAGGAAGAGAAGCAAGCAGGGAGAATCATAATGATGAATTCTGTCAAGAAGAATGTTTGAATCTTATTGTTGAGGTTGAGGAGAAATCTCCAGCTTTCATGAAATCTTTTGATGAAGAACAAACTAGCAGAGAGAAGAAGAAGGGTTCAGATAGGGTGCAACCAGAAAATGAAGTACACCATTTTATGGAGGAAGGTTGCAACTCGGGAGCCGGTGTGAAGAAGCTCCAGGCTGAAGGTTTCTCTGACATGGACCTTCAGGAACCTTCCACACTTGTTAGACCACTTGCTGAAGAGAATCAAACTGATGCAGAGAATGGGAAGTTTCCAGCAATGAGAACTTCCAAGGATGGAAAATGTCAGGTCGCTGCTAAAGACCATCCTTTGTCTGTTACATTGGACACAAATCCTCTGTCCATGTTGCGAGATGCTTCAG GAGCTACTACCCCTCATTTTATGCTTATCCCAACTCCTGCTAAAAGGGAACGTGCTCGGTTTTCTCGGAAGAGAAAATGTTTGTTTGATGAAGTGATAGTTTTCCCTAATGA CATAATGCGGCAATGGATAAAAGATGCAAGTGATTTGGTCTCTAAGGGGGGAAAGGATGGTCATACTGCTTTGGGTGCAAGGAGGCCTTGGATTTCCAGCCTTCCCCAGGGTTTCTTAGAGCCTTCAGTTCCCT GCACCTCGGAGCTTAAATCTATTTACTCTGGAAAGAGATTGCGAATTCTCAAATCTGTAAATATCATAAAACCTCCAGAACAGATGGACACTTCTGAACCTCCAGCAGTTGATGGATCTTTTGAGCAAGCAGAACTTACTCCAGCAACTGTTGAAATGAGGGATCCTCCAGTTTTGTTGAACCTCTCAAAATCTCCTCTATTTGATGGATCCTCAGAGCAGGCTGGAATTGCTCCACAAACACCTATTCGGCAGTCAACTTCCCTTGTTGTTGGAGAACAGACAGAAATTGCTCCACAAACACCTGTTCTGTACTCTAAATCATTGAGGCCTTTTGGGAGCCCTAAGGAcctgaaattttataacttagatGTAGGACCAGAGAATGTGGATCCTATTCAAAGCATGGAGAAAGAGCCTTCTCTGAATGAAATTGTAGAGAAGGAGTCTTCCCTGAACAAAAATGAAGACCTTGATCTCAATCTG GACATGCATTCAAATGAAGATGATAACCAGGGACAGG ATGGATGGTCTTCAAGAACCAG AATGGTGGCAGAGAGATTGCAGATGAGTTTTCTAGatcaaagggaaaaaaaggaggaaaagGTGAACTTATCACAGCTTCTGGaaggaaaaacaaagaaagcaaGTGTGAGACTCTTTTATGAGATACTG GTGTTGAAAAGTACAGGGCTTGTGGATGTGCAGCAAGAAGAGGCTTTTAGTGACATTGTTGTTGTGAAAGGTCCGAAGTGGGAGGGAATGGGTTTTTGCTTGGGAAGGCATGTTAAATGA
- the LOC105770428 gene encoding sister chromatid cohesion 1 protein 2 isoform X3 — translation MFISKCLVSKKGPLGAIWVAAYFFKKLKKSQISGTNISSSVDDILQNQLEILAYRVLAYLLLGVVRIYSKKVEYLFDDCQEVLIKINEFVVREKNRAKKEALRSASFSITRPVCFELDAFDLEVLEDTSRDNEVPREEITLKDVAWTNAGTMQYSLDRIAALDDAFLIDCIPPEDLSCHLMTFETEARTLHDVCESEASMEKLRCDTSIHEEVSHLKIVCRVEEEPLNIVKVFDKNEREHLEVPDMSGLENRTVQEANREKNNDRFLPEECLSLRFEAAEDSLGPFKLNPFAKDQTTSGMIEGPDLLESENELNQAMEEDHACVLEASAWVPDLAGSSSREKSNDRFSSEEGMNLHPEAEEEPLIPVESLVEDLVNREKMGLHLPQSKNEVHQLLEEDHVSMKASKEVPGIASSENHIGREASRENHNDEFCQEECLNLIVEVEEKSPAFMKSFDEEQTSREKKKGSDRVQPENEVHHFMEEGCNSGAGVKKLQAEGFSDMDLQEPSTLVRPLAEENQTDAENGKFPAMRTSKDGKCQVAAKDHPLSVTLDTNPLSMLRDASGATTPHFMLIPTPAKRERARFSRKRKCLFDEVIVFPNDIMRQWIKDASDLVSKGGKDGHTALGARRPWISSLPQGFLEPSVPCTSELKSIYSGKRLRILKSVNIIKPPEQMDTSEPPAVDGSFEQAELTPATVEMRDPPVLLNLSKSPLFDGSSEQAGIAPQTPIRQSTSLVVGEQTEIAPQTPVLYSKSLRPFGSPKDLKFYNLDVGPENVDPIQSMEKEPSLNEIVEKESSLNKNEDLDLNLDMHSNEDDNQGQADGWSSRTRMVAERLQMSFLDQREKKEEKVNLSQLLEGKTKKASVRLFYEILVLKSTGLVDVQQEEAFSDIVVVKGPKWEGMGFCLGRHVK, via the exons ATGTTTATTTCAAAGTGCCTAGTCTCAAAGAAAGGGCCATTAGGTGCCATATGGGTAGCTgcttatttcttcaagaaactCAAGAAATCTCAAATATCTGGGACTAATATCTCCTCTTCTGTTG ATGATATTTTGCAAAACCAGCTTGAGATTCTGGCATATAGAGTATTAGCCTACCTCCTCCTTGGTGTTGTCAGAATATACTCCAAAAAGGTTGAATATCTTTTTGATGATTGCCAAGAGGTGCTGATTAAGATAAATGAATTTGTggttagagaaaaaaatagagcaAAGAAGGAGGCCCTGCGATCGGCTTCTTTCTCGATTACTCGACCTGTGTGCTTTGAGTTGGATGCATTTGATCTGGAGGTACTTGAAGATACTAGTAG AGATAATGAGGTGCCTCGTGAAGAAATAACTCTGAAAG ATGTAGCTTGGACAAATGCTGGAACAATGCAATATTCCCTAGATAGG ATTGCGGCATTGGATGATGCTTTCTTGATAGATTGCATTCCACCTGAAGA TCTTTCATGCCACCTGATGACCTTCGAGACAGAAGCAAGAACATTGCATGATGTATGTGAATCAGAAGCAAGCATGGAAAAGCTTCGGTGTGATACCTCCATTCACGAGGAGGTTTCACATCTTAAAATTGTTTGTAGGGTGGAGGAAGAACCTCTTAAcattgttaaagtttttgataaaaatgagaGAGAGCATTTGGAGGTTCCTGACATGTCTGGTTTGGAGAACCGTACAGTCCAAGAAGCAAATAGAGAGAAAAACAATGATAGATTCTTGCCAGAAGAATGTCTGAGCCTTCGTTTTGAGGCTGCGGAGGATTCCTTGGGTCCTTTTAAACTTAACCCATTTGCTAAAGATCAAACTACTAGTGGAATGATTGAGGGTCCAGATCTATTAGAATCAGAAAATGAATTGAACCAGGCTATGGAGGAAGATCATGCATGTGTCCTGGAAGCAAGTGCATGGGTTCCGGACCTTGCTGGCTCATCAAGCAGAGAGAAAAGCAATGATAGGTTCTCTTCAGAAGAAGGGATGAACCTACATCCTGAGGCTGAGGAGGAACCTCTAATCCCTGTTGAATCACTTGTTGAAGATCTAGTTAATAGAGAAAAGATGGGTTTGCATCTGCCACAATCCAAAAATGAAGTGCACCAGCTATTGGAGGAAGATCATGTGAGCATGAAAGCAAGTAAGGAGGTTCCAGGCATTGCAAGCTCAGAAAACCATATAGGAAGAGAAGCAAGCAGGGAGAATCATAATGATGAATTCTGTCAAGAAGAATGTTTGAATCTTATTGTTGAGGTTGAGGAGAAATCTCCAGCTTTCATGAAATCTTTTGATGAAGAACAAACTAGCAGAGAGAAGAAGAAGGGTTCAGATAGGGTGCAACCAGAAAATGAAGTACACCATTTTATGGAGGAAGGTTGCAACTCGGGAGCCGGTGTGAAGAAGCTCCAGGCTGAAGGTTTCTCTGACATGGACCTTCAGGAACCTTCCACACTTGTTAGACCACTTGCTGAAGAGAATCAAACTGATGCAGAGAATGGGAAGTTTCCAGCAATGAGAACTTCCAAGGATGGAAAATGTCAGGTCGCTGCTAAAGACCATCCTTTGTCTGTTACATTGGACACAAATCCTCTGTCCATGTTGCGAGATGCTTCAG GAGCTACTACCCCTCATTTTATGCTTATCCCAACTCCTGCTAAAAGGGAACGTGCTCGGTTTTCTCGGAAGAGAAAATGTTTGTTTGATGAAGTGATAGTTTTCCCTAATGA CATAATGCGGCAATGGATAAAAGATGCAAGTGATTTGGTCTCTAAGGGGGGAAAGGATGGTCATACTGCTTTGGGTGCAAGGAGGCCTTGGATTTCCAGCCTTCCCCAGGGTTTCTTAGAGCCTTCAGTTCCCT GCACCTCGGAGCTTAAATCTATTTACTCTGGAAAGAGATTGCGAATTCTCAAATCTGTAAATATCATAAAACCTCCAGAACAGATGGACACTTCTGAACCTCCAGCAGTTGATGGATCTTTTGAGCAAGCAGAACTTACTCCAGCAACTGTTGAAATGAGGGATCCTCCAGTTTTGTTGAACCTCTCAAAATCTCCTCTATTTGATGGATCCTCAGAGCAGGCTGGAATTGCTCCACAAACACCTATTCGGCAGTCAACTTCCCTTGTTGTTGGAGAACAGACAGAAATTGCTCCACAAACACCTGTTCTGTACTCTAAATCATTGAGGCCTTTTGGGAGCCCTAAGGAcctgaaattttataacttagatGTAGGACCAGAGAATGTGGATCCTATTCAAAGCATGGAGAAAGAGCCTTCTCTGAATGAAATTGTAGAGAAGGAGTCTTCCCTGAACAAAAATGAAGACCTTGATCTCAATCTG GACATGCATTCAAATGAAGATGATAACCAGGGACAGG CAGATGGATGGTCTTCAAGAACCAG AATGGTGGCAGAGAGATTGCAGATGAGTTTTCTAGatcaaagggaaaaaaaggaggaaaagGTGAACTTATCACAGCTTCTGGaaggaaaaacaaagaaagcaaGTGTGAGACTCTTTTATGAGATACTG GTGTTGAAAAGTACAGGGCTTGTGGATGTGCAGCAAGAAGAGGCTTTTAGTGACATTGTTGTTGTGAAAGGTCCGAAGTGGGAGGGAATGGGTTTTTGCTTGGGAAGGCATGTTAAATGA
- the LOC105770428 gene encoding sister chromatid cohesion 1 protein 2 isoform X1, whose protein sequence is MFISKCLVSKKGPLGAIWVAAYFFKKLKKSQISGTNISSSVDDILQNQLEILAYRVLAYLLLGVVRIYSKKVEYLFDDCQEVLIKINEFVVREKNRAKKEALRSASFSITRPVCFELDAFDLEVLEDTSRDNEVPREEITLKDVAWTNAGTMQYSLDRIAALDDAFLIDCIPPEDSLSCHLMTFETEARTLHDVCESEASMEKLRCDTSIHEEVSHLKIVCRVEEEPLNIVKVFDKNEREHLEVPDMSGLENRTVQEANREKNNDRFLPEECLSLRFEAAEDSLGPFKLNPFAKDQTTSGMIEGPDLLESENELNQAMEEDHACVLEASAWVPDLAGSSSREKSNDRFSSEEGMNLHPEAEEEPLIPVESLVEDLVNREKMGLHLPQSKNEVHQLLEEDHVSMKASKEVPGIASSENHIGREASRENHNDEFCQEECLNLIVEVEEKSPAFMKSFDEEQTSREKKKGSDRVQPENEVHHFMEEGCNSGAGVKKLQAEGFSDMDLQEPSTLVRPLAEENQTDAENGKFPAMRTSKDGKCQVAAKDHPLSVTLDTNPLSMLRDASGATTPHFMLIPTPAKRERARFSRKRKCLFDEVIVFPNDIMRQWIKDASDLVSKGGKDGHTALGARRPWISSLPQGFLEPSVPCTSELKSIYSGKRLRILKSVNIIKPPEQMDTSEPPAVDGSFEQAELTPATVEMRDPPVLLNLSKSPLFDGSSEQAGIAPQTPIRQSTSLVVGEQTEIAPQTPVLYSKSLRPFGSPKDLKFYNLDVGPENVDPIQSMEKEPSLNEIVEKESSLNKNEDLDLNLDMHSNEDDNQGQADGWSSRTRMVAERLQMSFLDQREKKEEKVNLSQLLEGKTKKASVRLFYEILVLKSTGLVDVQQEEAFSDIVVVKGPKWEGMGFCLGRHVK, encoded by the exons ATGTTTATTTCAAAGTGCCTAGTCTCAAAGAAAGGGCCATTAGGTGCCATATGGGTAGCTgcttatttcttcaagaaactCAAGAAATCTCAAATATCTGGGACTAATATCTCCTCTTCTGTTG ATGATATTTTGCAAAACCAGCTTGAGATTCTGGCATATAGAGTATTAGCCTACCTCCTCCTTGGTGTTGTCAGAATATACTCCAAAAAGGTTGAATATCTTTTTGATGATTGCCAAGAGGTGCTGATTAAGATAAATGAATTTGTggttagagaaaaaaatagagcaAAGAAGGAGGCCCTGCGATCGGCTTCTTTCTCGATTACTCGACCTGTGTGCTTTGAGTTGGATGCATTTGATCTGGAGGTACTTGAAGATACTAGTAG AGATAATGAGGTGCCTCGTGAAGAAATAACTCTGAAAG ATGTAGCTTGGACAAATGCTGGAACAATGCAATATTCCCTAGATAGG ATTGCGGCATTGGATGATGCTTTCTTGATAGATTGCATTCCACCTGAAGA CAGTCTTTCATGCCACCTGATGACCTTCGAGACAGAAGCAAGAACATTGCATGATGTATGTGAATCAGAAGCAAGCATGGAAAAGCTTCGGTGTGATACCTCCATTCACGAGGAGGTTTCACATCTTAAAATTGTTTGTAGGGTGGAGGAAGAACCTCTTAAcattgttaaagtttttgataaaaatgagaGAGAGCATTTGGAGGTTCCTGACATGTCTGGTTTGGAGAACCGTACAGTCCAAGAAGCAAATAGAGAGAAAAACAATGATAGATTCTTGCCAGAAGAATGTCTGAGCCTTCGTTTTGAGGCTGCGGAGGATTCCTTGGGTCCTTTTAAACTTAACCCATTTGCTAAAGATCAAACTACTAGTGGAATGATTGAGGGTCCAGATCTATTAGAATCAGAAAATGAATTGAACCAGGCTATGGAGGAAGATCATGCATGTGTCCTGGAAGCAAGTGCATGGGTTCCGGACCTTGCTGGCTCATCAAGCAGAGAGAAAAGCAATGATAGGTTCTCTTCAGAAGAAGGGATGAACCTACATCCTGAGGCTGAGGAGGAACCTCTAATCCCTGTTGAATCACTTGTTGAAGATCTAGTTAATAGAGAAAAGATGGGTTTGCATCTGCCACAATCCAAAAATGAAGTGCACCAGCTATTGGAGGAAGATCATGTGAGCATGAAAGCAAGTAAGGAGGTTCCAGGCATTGCAAGCTCAGAAAACCATATAGGAAGAGAAGCAAGCAGGGAGAATCATAATGATGAATTCTGTCAAGAAGAATGTTTGAATCTTATTGTTGAGGTTGAGGAGAAATCTCCAGCTTTCATGAAATCTTTTGATGAAGAACAAACTAGCAGAGAGAAGAAGAAGGGTTCAGATAGGGTGCAACCAGAAAATGAAGTACACCATTTTATGGAGGAAGGTTGCAACTCGGGAGCCGGTGTGAAGAAGCTCCAGGCTGAAGGTTTCTCTGACATGGACCTTCAGGAACCTTCCACACTTGTTAGACCACTTGCTGAAGAGAATCAAACTGATGCAGAGAATGGGAAGTTTCCAGCAATGAGAACTTCCAAGGATGGAAAATGTCAGGTCGCTGCTAAAGACCATCCTTTGTCTGTTACATTGGACACAAATCCTCTGTCCATGTTGCGAGATGCTTCAG GAGCTACTACCCCTCATTTTATGCTTATCCCAACTCCTGCTAAAAGGGAACGTGCTCGGTTTTCTCGGAAGAGAAAATGTTTGTTTGATGAAGTGATAGTTTTCCCTAATGA CATAATGCGGCAATGGATAAAAGATGCAAGTGATTTGGTCTCTAAGGGGGGAAAGGATGGTCATACTGCTTTGGGTGCAAGGAGGCCTTGGATTTCCAGCCTTCCCCAGGGTTTCTTAGAGCCTTCAGTTCCCT GCACCTCGGAGCTTAAATCTATTTACTCTGGAAAGAGATTGCGAATTCTCAAATCTGTAAATATCATAAAACCTCCAGAACAGATGGACACTTCTGAACCTCCAGCAGTTGATGGATCTTTTGAGCAAGCAGAACTTACTCCAGCAACTGTTGAAATGAGGGATCCTCCAGTTTTGTTGAACCTCTCAAAATCTCCTCTATTTGATGGATCCTCAGAGCAGGCTGGAATTGCTCCACAAACACCTATTCGGCAGTCAACTTCCCTTGTTGTTGGAGAACAGACAGAAATTGCTCCACAAACACCTGTTCTGTACTCTAAATCATTGAGGCCTTTTGGGAGCCCTAAGGAcctgaaattttataacttagatGTAGGACCAGAGAATGTGGATCCTATTCAAAGCATGGAGAAAGAGCCTTCTCTGAATGAAATTGTAGAGAAGGAGTCTTCCCTGAACAAAAATGAAGACCTTGATCTCAATCTG GACATGCATTCAAATGAAGATGATAACCAGGGACAGG CAGATGGATGGTCTTCAAGAACCAG AATGGTGGCAGAGAGATTGCAGATGAGTTTTCTAGatcaaagggaaaaaaaggaggaaaagGTGAACTTATCACAGCTTCTGGaaggaaaaacaaagaaagcaaGTGTGAGACTCTTTTATGAGATACTG GTGTTGAAAAGTACAGGGCTTGTGGATGTGCAGCAAGAAGAGGCTTTTAGTGACATTGTTGTTGTGAAAGGTCCGAAGTGGGAGGGAATGGGTTTTTGCTTGGGAAGGCATGTTAAATGA
- the LOC105770428 gene encoding sister chromatid cohesion 1 protein 2 isoform X4: MFISKCLVSKKGPLGAIWVAAYFFKKLKKSQISGTNISSSVDDILQNQLEILAYRVLAYLLLGVVRIYSKKVEYLFDDCQEVLIKINEFVVREKNRAKKEALRSASFSITRPVCFELDAFDLEVLEDTSRDNEVPREEITLKDVAWTNAGTMQYSLDRIAALDDAFLIDCIPPEDLSCHLMTFETEARTLHDVCESEASMEKLRCDTSIHEEVSHLKIVCRVEEEPLNIVKVFDKNEREHLEVPDMSGLENRTVQEANREKNNDRFLPEECLSLRFEAAEDSLGPFKLNPFAKDQTTSGMIEGPDLLESENELNQAMEEDHACVLEASAWVPDLAGSSSREKSNDRFSSEEGMNLHPEAEEEPLIPVESLVEDLVNREKMGLHLPQSKNEVHQLLEEDHVSMKASKEVPGIASSENHIGREASRENHNDEFCQEECLNLIVEVEEKSPAFMKSFDEEQTSREKKKGSDRVQPENEVHHFMEEGCNSGAGVKKLQAEGFSDMDLQEPSTLVRPLAEENQTDAENGKFPAMRTSKDGKCQVAAKDHPLSVTLDTNPLSMLRDASGATTPHFMLIPTPAKRERARFSRKRKCLFDEVIVFPNDIMRQWIKDASDLVSKGGKDGHTALGARRPWISSLPQGFLEPSVPCTSELKSIYSGKRLRILKSVNIIKPPEQMDTSEPPAVDGSFEQAELTPATVEMRDPPVLLNLSKSPLFDGSSEQAGIAPQTPIRQSTSLVVGEQTEIAPQTPVLYSKSLRPFGSPKDLKFYNLDVGPENVDPIQSMEKEPSLNEIVEKESSLNKNEDLDLNLDMHSNEDDNQGQDGWSSRTRMVAERLQMSFLDQREKKEEKVNLSQLLEGKTKKASVRLFYEILVLKSTGLVDVQQEEAFSDIVVVKGPKWEGMGFCLGRHVK; encoded by the exons ATGTTTATTTCAAAGTGCCTAGTCTCAAAGAAAGGGCCATTAGGTGCCATATGGGTAGCTgcttatttcttcaagaaactCAAGAAATCTCAAATATCTGGGACTAATATCTCCTCTTCTGTTG ATGATATTTTGCAAAACCAGCTTGAGATTCTGGCATATAGAGTATTAGCCTACCTCCTCCTTGGTGTTGTCAGAATATACTCCAAAAAGGTTGAATATCTTTTTGATGATTGCCAAGAGGTGCTGATTAAGATAAATGAATTTGTggttagagaaaaaaatagagcaAAGAAGGAGGCCCTGCGATCGGCTTCTTTCTCGATTACTCGACCTGTGTGCTTTGAGTTGGATGCATTTGATCTGGAGGTACTTGAAGATACTAGTAG AGATAATGAGGTGCCTCGTGAAGAAATAACTCTGAAAG ATGTAGCTTGGACAAATGCTGGAACAATGCAATATTCCCTAGATAGG ATTGCGGCATTGGATGATGCTTTCTTGATAGATTGCATTCCACCTGAAGA TCTTTCATGCCACCTGATGACCTTCGAGACAGAAGCAAGAACATTGCATGATGTATGTGAATCAGAAGCAAGCATGGAAAAGCTTCGGTGTGATACCTCCATTCACGAGGAGGTTTCACATCTTAAAATTGTTTGTAGGGTGGAGGAAGAACCTCTTAAcattgttaaagtttttgataaaaatgagaGAGAGCATTTGGAGGTTCCTGACATGTCTGGTTTGGAGAACCGTACAGTCCAAGAAGCAAATAGAGAGAAAAACAATGATAGATTCTTGCCAGAAGAATGTCTGAGCCTTCGTTTTGAGGCTGCGGAGGATTCCTTGGGTCCTTTTAAACTTAACCCATTTGCTAAAGATCAAACTACTAGTGGAATGATTGAGGGTCCAGATCTATTAGAATCAGAAAATGAATTGAACCAGGCTATGGAGGAAGATCATGCATGTGTCCTGGAAGCAAGTGCATGGGTTCCGGACCTTGCTGGCTCATCAAGCAGAGAGAAAAGCAATGATAGGTTCTCTTCAGAAGAAGGGATGAACCTACATCCTGAGGCTGAGGAGGAACCTCTAATCCCTGTTGAATCACTTGTTGAAGATCTAGTTAATAGAGAAAAGATGGGTTTGCATCTGCCACAATCCAAAAATGAAGTGCACCAGCTATTGGAGGAAGATCATGTGAGCATGAAAGCAAGTAAGGAGGTTCCAGGCATTGCAAGCTCAGAAAACCATATAGGAAGAGAAGCAAGCAGGGAGAATCATAATGATGAATTCTGTCAAGAAGAATGTTTGAATCTTATTGTTGAGGTTGAGGAGAAATCTCCAGCTTTCATGAAATCTTTTGATGAAGAACAAACTAGCAGAGAGAAGAAGAAGGGTTCAGATAGGGTGCAACCAGAAAATGAAGTACACCATTTTATGGAGGAAGGTTGCAACTCGGGAGCCGGTGTGAAGAAGCTCCAGGCTGAAGGTTTCTCTGACATGGACCTTCAGGAACCTTCCACACTTGTTAGACCACTTGCTGAAGAGAATCAAACTGATGCAGAGAATGGGAAGTTTCCAGCAATGAGAACTTCCAAGGATGGAAAATGTCAGGTCGCTGCTAAAGACCATCCTTTGTCTGTTACATTGGACACAAATCCTCTGTCCATGTTGCGAGATGCTTCAG GAGCTACTACCCCTCATTTTATGCTTATCCCAACTCCTGCTAAAAGGGAACGTGCTCGGTTTTCTCGGAAGAGAAAATGTTTGTTTGATGAAGTGATAGTTTTCCCTAATGA CATAATGCGGCAATGGATAAAAGATGCAAGTGATTTGGTCTCTAAGGGGGGAAAGGATGGTCATACTGCTTTGGGTGCAAGGAGGCCTTGGATTTCCAGCCTTCCCCAGGGTTTCTTAGAGCCTTCAGTTCCCT GCACCTCGGAGCTTAAATCTATTTACTCTGGAAAGAGATTGCGAATTCTCAAATCTGTAAATATCATAAAACCTCCAGAACAGATGGACACTTCTGAACCTCCAGCAGTTGATGGATCTTTTGAGCAAGCAGAACTTACTCCAGCAACTGTTGAAATGAGGGATCCTCCAGTTTTGTTGAACCTCTCAAAATCTCCTCTATTTGATGGATCCTCAGAGCAGGCTGGAATTGCTCCACAAACACCTATTCGGCAGTCAACTTCCCTTGTTGTTGGAGAACAGACAGAAATTGCTCCACAAACACCTGTTCTGTACTCTAAATCATTGAGGCCTTTTGGGAGCCCTAAGGAcctgaaattttataacttagatGTAGGACCAGAGAATGTGGATCCTATTCAAAGCATGGAGAAAGAGCCTTCTCTGAATGAAATTGTAGAGAAGGAGTCTTCCCTGAACAAAAATGAAGACCTTGATCTCAATCTG GACATGCATTCAAATGAAGATGATAACCAGGGACAGG ATGGATGGTCTTCAAGAACCAG AATGGTGGCAGAGAGATTGCAGATGAGTTTTCTAGatcaaagggaaaaaaaggaggaaaagGTGAACTTATCACAGCTTCTGGaaggaaaaacaaagaaagcaaGTGTGAGACTCTTTTATGAGATACTG GTGTTGAAAAGTACAGGGCTTGTGGATGTGCAGCAAGAAGAGGCTTTTAGTGACATTGTTGTTGTGAAAGGTCCGAAGTGGGAGGGAATGGGTTTTTGCTTGGGAAGGCATGTTAAATGA